Within the Aspergillus luchuensis IFO 4308 DNA, chromosome 5, nearly complete sequence genome, the region AAATGCTGACCCATTGGTCGTTTCCAGTATTATTCCTCATAGAGCAAACGCCAGCACGTCGCGTTCGCATTTGTATTGCGATAACTGGGTCTCAAGATCCTTTTCAATCACAGGGAAGAGCCGCTGGGAAGTATATAGAGTATGGAATCTCCCATAAGTTGCCGGTTAGTCTTGGGTGAAGGCTTGCGCGGGTTCTAGGCCGGCGGGATGGAGCTCCTCATAAGTGTGGCCCAGCACTGATGCGGTGAGAAAGTCGATAAGTGTCACTTCGATAGTCTCACTTTCAGGAGGCTGTTTCCCTCATCAAGTCAGCGAGCTTATGAATCCCTGGCTCTAGGCCTTAGCTGCTTGTATATAGGCTAATATGTCTGAAAGGAACTGGCATAATTTATGACCACATCTGTTGCCATTATACCTCGCTGTACAAGACATTTATTTTGGGTGTATCGTCCGGAAACCCAGGGGATATATTGCATGGCTGAGAGCGAGTGAAGTGTGCTGGAACTCCCCAAGATGTGCCGGAAGCAATGCTTGACCTGGCAGGTTTTATATGTTTATGACAGCAGTCTGCGAATATTGGTGTTCGCAGTGGGCTTTGGCGACAAACTCGTATGCCTTTCGATTAATGCACCCAACCCATTCATGGGTACCGACATACAGGTAAGGTCGGTTGTGTTGACACATGAGGTGATTAGCCGCTCGAGGAATCTTGAACGAGAGAAGACTGAATGTAATGGTGAGGACGAAAGATGTCACCATAGTTTGTCTTTCGTATATTCATTGCTTTCTCGAAAGCAGTGTACTCTTGGGTAAGTTGCCAGTGTTGTTTGTTCCGGTGATGGCAACTAGTACTGCCAAAGGTCATTCTGGTTGACGCTATACCGAAGATGACGTCGATTTCATTTTTTCCTTGAGGCGCCGAGTTGTCTGGGGCCTATCAAGATCAAGTAGTCTCCACTGCTGCCTGAAGACATGCAGGCACTCAACTCGACCTTCGAGTTCACGGAGAATCCGTAGACTTCGCTGGTGATTACAAAGACGTATGTTAGTTTGTATAATGGGTCAAAGGGGctttatctcttcttcaatctgCGAAATGAGGATGCTTACGATAGCTTTTTATCCAACTTGATGTCTATAAGGCACAGGCTTGATCCTGACGATCCGGTGGAACTCTGAGggatatataaaaacatCGAGAGCTGGACTTGCGTAGGGGGCTAATAGAGTCTGGTGTTCGCCAAGCTCACATATAGTGTATGTATGAGGTATCAGTGAGCTGTAGTCGTCTTGTAGTATATAGGAAGAGGCTGAATGGGGTGGGTCGTGATAATGACCACTCAATCGCGACTATAGCCTTATATCGATGGTAAGTTGAGGCATAGAAGATAGTATCGATGGATTTGGcccgagatgatgatgagatgagatgtttgagatgaggaagaaagagaagagagggaggtgagaaCGGGAATATTTATACCTTTGCAGAGCAGCCCATCCGTCACTGAATCCAGACATCTTCACTCCATATCTTGCATCTACGTGAAGTTGTAGAGATGTAGTGACGTGTAGCAGTGACGGACCATCCGTGACTGATCTAGCTGTCTGTGACTGCTTTTGCTCTCCGTGACTGCGTTGATTGCAGTGAACCAACTGCTCGGGAAGGGATGAAATGAAGCTCAAGCGGGTCAGGGAATGTCCCAAGCAACACTAAACGAGTCAGCGCCGAGTCAACGATCCACTCGGTCTCAGCCGCTGCCAATAGTCACAAATTGGTGCCAATGGCGACTAAGCATCCCGTCCACTTTTAATTAAAGTGATCAGCGGTTCACGAATTCACATTCTCGATCAGGTACAGATCCGATTCCTATCTTCCTGGGCACAATGAAGGCCCACCTCTGGATTCACGATAAAAATCTGGTGACTGCCAACTCAAATGGCATTCTCCGTCACTCTACCCCTGCCGTTGTTTAATTCTCCGAACCCTAAAGCAACAACTTTCCGCCAAAATGCATCTATCATCGCTGCTCCTAGCATCCACGGCCATCCTACCAGCCTTAGGCTACAGCATCAACGACTTCTCCTGCAACAGCACCGAACACCCGAATCCCGTTGTGCTCCTACACGGGCTAGGCGCGACCTACTACGAAGACTTGAATTACCTGCAAGGTTGGCTACAAGCGCAAGGCTACTGCACCTACGCCAAAACCTACGGTGCATATGAAGGGTTCCCCTTGGTCGGCGGCCTCAAGGCCATCGCCGAATCGGCCACTGAAATCGCTGCGTATATTCGCGAggtgaaagaaaagacggGCGCCGACAAGATCGATCTTGTCGGTCACTCCGAAGGCGCTTTCCAAACCCTCTACGTCCCTAAATTCGAGGATGGCATCTCGGAGATGCTGGATAAGCTGGTGGCCATTGCACCTCCCACGAGAGGCACCAACCTGGCGGGGATCTATGACATCGCTTATGTTTTGGGAAACCTATCGCGCGATCTGATCGGCGACATCCTGGATACTGTGGGCTGCGCCGCCTGTGACGACCTCGGCCCGGACGGGGCTGCCATTGATCGCTTGAACGACGGCGAGCCTATCGTGCAGCCGGGAAATAATCTAACGGTCATTGCATCGCGGTCCGACGAACTGGTCACGCCaacctccacttcctttgTGCATGAAGATGGGGTGACCAATGAATGGGTGCAAGACACTTGCCCTCTTGATCCGGTCGGCCATATCGGCGAGGCCTACGATCTAAATGTGTGGAATTTGGTCAAGAACGCCTTGGACTCTACTCCGAAGCGCGAGTTTGTCTGCTCGCTGGGATCTCCTGGCAGGTGAAGGATGGTATCTGTTGAACGTTGTATATAAGCATTTATCTTTAGATACCCAAGTTACCAGACATTAGTGTCATAATGTATAATAATACCACCGCCATCTCCTTTCACGCTTTTGTCTCATAAATATCCAAGTTCCTTCCATGCGCTCTTCTCTCGTCCACCAGTGTGGACTCAGAGCGCTCGGGAGGCTGTTGGCCTTGGACAAGATTATGTCCGTCCCTAGTGGCCTGTCAGTAGTGAAAGAGGAATCAGAAGTTCTGGGCCACCATACCCAAGCTTCTTGTTGGGCAAAAATAGCGACAGAATTACTATAGGGGCAGAAAAGGCCAGAGCTGCAATAGTGATCGACCTGGATTTGTCAGTCTGATAATGAGTTCGAATCGTGTAGCTCACGTACCCCATCACATCTGAATACTAAACGGCAAATTAGTGTTGAACGGGCAAGGCGAGGCAGATTACTTACAGCTCTGTCAATCGCTGTTCGCTCGGTTGACCCCCATGCTGGGAGAGTACCTGTAATAGAGTTGTACAGCCGATCAACCGTAGATTCACTCACCCCAGACCCCAGATGTAACCGCAGTTGCTGACGCAGCTGTCCTGAGTATATTCCCCCTGCAATTGCAGAGCCTATCCCGTTGCCCAAATATGCGGCCAGCAGGACCAACGATGTGACTTGCGCTAGTTCTGCATGAGACACTGTAATCTGTGCCGCAACAATTCCGACCGTCTCGATAATACCACTACCAATGCCTTGCACCAGTTGCACAATAAACAACTCGGCCACAGAGCTTTCGTTTGTGCGAAGGCGAACCATGGCCCCATATCCAACCATGCGAACGACCGCTCCGATGACGCCAATCCATTTGTAGGATCGTAGGCGGTACATCAGTAAGCCCGTGCCCATGCCCACGAGGGCTTGCATAACCCCGTTCGTGTAGTAGAGGAACTGCGCATTGCGTGGCGAAAAGTTATGCGACACCTCGGACCAAACATACAAATATGTATGGGTGGCGCCAAAACTGATGTTGTCGATGCATACCAGTATCACTGGGAGCAGAACTGAAAGGTTGCGGAAGTAGCGCACAGGCACCACAGGATGCCGGGCAATGTATTTCTCATATGGGTAAAGGCAAGCCAGGATCACGACTCCCACCGCGATCAATGCATCAACCCAGGGGGTCTTCCAACGGCCAGCAGAGGTAGCAGCCAGTGTAATAGGAATCAGAACCAAAGCGAAGCCGGCACTGAGAATAAATAGGCCACCTAGGTCGATGCGAGAGAAGAAACCATATAGATTAAGCTGTTCGTTGAGTACGAGACCTGACCGCTTGGCCCGCTGCTGGAAGAcaaggagggtggtgataaTGAAGCAGGCACCGAAAGGCATCAAGATGGCGAACATGCCGATTCCCCAACGCCAGCCAATGCCATCCACGACGCTCTGCACAATGAACGCGGACACCCAAgggatgacgaggaatggGAGGTAGAGAATATTATAGGCGAAACCTCTCCATCGCATAGATGATAGATCCGAGACAATCGTGGCATTCAAGAAGGATGTGCCAGCCTGCCCAATCGAATAGAGGACGTATCCGCCTGCGTAGGTGCTGAAGTTTTTGGAAGAGGCGCAAAGAATGTAGGAAACCACGTAGCATGTGACGGCAAATACATAGGCTTCACCCCGTCCGAGGACGTCGGAGATCTTGGCGATTGGGGGCTTGGAGATGGCGGAAATAATGCTCGCAGCAGTGTTCAAGGTGGCCAATTCAGCAAGAGCGTCAAAGTCAGATGTAGCAAAGTTACGATAAGTGCCCACGGTCGAGTTGTCTAATTCACTGATAGCCGAACAGCGATCAGAAGGTGCTGTCGCCGCAGAGAGATGATAACTTACTAAatgaccatcatcatcgccagtcTGAAAGTGATCAGCACTTATGCTAGAATAGAGATATGACATACATACCCCGCATACAACAGATACCGGCCTTTGCGCCCGCTGACGGCTTCGGCAGCTTGGATCTTTGATGCCCCAGTGGCATCTGAAAATGCTGCACTCGCTTCGTGAACGGTGACATCGATTGTATCGTGCTTTTCATCCTCCGTGGTGAAGGAACTGGGGACGTTTTCCGGTCTCCTAGACGGACGGAAAATTCCGctccagccagccattgTGGGGATGTGAGTACTCGAGGACAGAATTCAGTTGGGCGGGCCACATCAGGTATGTATGCTTTTCCGTGATGCAGGCGACAGACCGAGATAGCGGAATCAAATACAGTGTCGACCGAGATAGCGGAATCAAATACAGTGTCGAGTGATCAAGCTCATTAGTGCGACAGACCGGACTCACTTATCTCCATCCCTGGCGTTCGCAGATGCAGGCGGTCAGTAGAAAGAGTGGGATTGCGATCAAAATGGCGTCACTCAGACCACGCACAAGCATTGATACACCTTTGACTGGGAGGGCGGATGGATAAATGGAGGAAGGCAGACCTGGTGGACAGCCGAAGAGATCGCCGTGACGAAGACATCAGCTAACGTGACTATGGGCTTggtgggggggaggaggaatgcCAATCCCAATCCATGACCCCAGCGGGTGCGATTTGCCTGCCTTGGCCAGCAAGGGCGCAGGAGAGCCCCCGACTGTGCCGATCCGGGTGAAGATCGACGACTATAGGCCCAAAATGCCCCAAACCTGGTCGCGAAAACGGGCAAACATTTAGTCGGATTCAGCACCGACAACGGCAGTGGGTGAGGAATGTGACCATCAGTGGGCACTTATTGATAAGAAGCTGCATTAGTTACAATGGATCCTGCGGGGGATGGCAATGATCCTCCCAAACTGGACAAGCCCGGCTGCCACGCACGTCCATTTTGGTCGATCGGCGAAGAGGCAGCTGTCAGGCCAATACTGACTTGCTCGCGATTATCGGAGTATTTGATTTTGAGTCAGTGTGAGTAGCATCTCTCCATTTGGTGGCAAGGCAGATGGGGAGGGGCCTGAGTGTTGAGAACTTGAGGAAGGGCTGCGGAGAACCGAGGCTGGAACTTTTCCCGTTTCGGACACtgagttggagttggggaAACTGTTCCCCGCACGTGATGCATGCGGGACGCGTCTCAACATTTGGCTCAAAAGGAGTATGGGggatgttgctgcagctgcattaTTTACTCCGTACTTGTCTCCTGCTTCGTCCTTTGACAACACCAAAGTATACGCCGGGCAGATCAGGCGGAGATCTGCTTAGAAACTTTGATTCTAGCTTATTCGAGTTTGTGCACTGTTTGGCGAGCAGGACATGATCACATAACCTTGTCTCTTCTGGAATGATTGACGCCATCGCTAGGACTAGAGTATATCTGACGCAAGAGAGGAACGCTAGGAAGGAAACTGGCTCTACTGCTGGTGAGCTTCACGTTCGAGCTTGAATTTTAGCTTCAGCATACTCTCCGCTGTTCATCCCGAAGGAAGCAGGCGTCCCAAACCCACTTTGGCATTTGTCATGACCAGGCCACATAATCCGCCATGCCAGCGATCAAATGAGTAAACAGGAAGAACTACAGTGGATACATATCTTGGGATATGGCACCCCTTGCACTGGCTTCCTTGGCTGGGAGCGTGTAGCGGAAGATGGCATCCATCGTAGTCCCTCGCCGATGGACGAGAGGACAGGATAATTATGGCCTTTCTGCCTACTATTTGCTCTGATACACGAATGGTATCGATGAGTTGCTCGACTCTGCCAGTCTGTTCTGCACATAACGGACGCCACGGAATCTGTATGTTTCCTCCGTCGAAGAGCCCAGATGGGGATGAAACAACCAATTTCCAACAAGGACAAATGTCTCCCAGAGTTGAAATAACGTTATCCCATTTATGCGAACGGTAGTACAAATTACATTATCGGTTGTTGCTGTGTCAATCAGGCAACTCGGCCAAAGTCAAGTTTTGGATACCTGCGGGAGCGTGGTTTAGCGTCAGAGCCAGATAGACCAACATCAAATTTATCGACTGTCCGGAGACATTTGATCGCGCTATAAGGGGGTGATCTCTTGCTGAGATGACAGACCCACTGTTCCCAGATGCTTATAGCCACATCTATCATGGATGCTGACCTTGCATTGGGTAGGAGGAGTGTGATAAGGGCATCAGCCAATAACCTCCGGGTTGATCCATGCTAGTCTCCGAAGAGTTTGCTACTAGGCAATTAGAGGAAGGCAGAACGCAGCCTAAGAAAATGCAAGGGATCACAGGCCACCAGCGCTGATCCGCCATCTGGCCTCTGTTTGGTTTTTCCGACCGCGATCTTCCCTCTCAATCTCGGCATGCGCGGCTTATCCTGGTGAGTTGAGCCCCGTGGTTATCCAACCCCCACTTCGGGTTCATTGCAAATCTCTTACTCTTAATTCGTCGTCGTGTCTATGCAGATACTGCAGGCCTTCATATTCAGCTCCAGCTGAATGACCTGTCAGCCCGCCCGGTATCTTGGGTCAACCATGGCTTAATCTACATTTAACTCGTGGGGCACCCTTGATTATCCCCTCGATGCGTACACGGTGAAGTGGATGCCGTGCATTGTCTAGTCTGAGAACACATGGATCCCTTAAAAGCCTCTGAATACGGGTCGTTTCAGGCTCACGTACATACTGCAAAATATGGAGCCTGGCGAAAGGTATTCCATGGCATAGGAATCGCTGTAGTAACTCTGGCAACTCTTGCGTGGTGGACATCGTGTCTCTATCCTGGAGCACACACTGAGATAAATGTCCACTCGGAGTTTAGCTGGGAACAGGTGAGAGACTTCGCATTTGTCGCCAGAAGCATCTGACCGGTAAAGATAACTCCTTCGCAATCACTTGTGTACCATGACTGCTTTGATGGGTTTCAATGCGCCCGTCTCGAAGTGCCCATGGACTACCACCGATCTGATGGTCAAGGACGGCGCTTCGCGATCGCCATCACTCGTCTTCCAGCCAAGGTTCCGGTGACAGATGCCCGATACGGCGGCGCAGTTTTGACGAACCCAGGTATGCTTGGGAATGTCTATGCTATCGTCCTGACTAATAGCGTTTCAGGTGGTCCAGGTGGCTCAGGCGTCGCCCAGGTGCTTGTCAGCGGCAAATCCCTGCAAAAGACCGTAGACTCGGAGAACGACCCAAGTATCGTCGATTCAGAAAGCGCTTCGCGGGACAAGTATTTTGACATCATTGGATTCGATCCCCGCGGGGTCAACAACACGACTCCAGGGTTCAGCTGCTTTCCTCATCTGTTCGCGCAGCGAAACTGGGAGCTTCAAGTGGCAGCCGAAGGCACATTGGGTAGCGCACAGGATGCATTCTGGCATAGCTGGGCTCGCGCGTCTGCCCTCAACACTGGATGCTCTGCCAACTTGTCCACTCCTCCgcaggatggagaggaggcgtTGGGCGAACACCTCAACACGCCCCCTGTGGCTAGAGATATGCTTGAGATCGTTGAGCGACACGGCGAATGGCGTGCAGAGCAAGGCCTGCTGGAGCAGCGCCAACAGGATCAGATCCATGGCTATGATCCAGGACAGAGTATAGTAGCGCGAACGCGATGGCAGCGGGGACAGGAGAAGCTCCTTTACTGGGGTCGGTCGTACGGAACCATTCTAGGCTCCACGTTTGCAACTATGTTTCCCGATCGTATTCATCGAGTTGTGCTTGATGCTGTGGTAGATGCCGACAAGTACTATTTTGGGGAGGGGCCCAATGCTGTTGAGGACGCTGACGCCATTTTCGATCAATTTACGCGTTACTGCAATGAGGCTGGAGCAGATGTCTGCCCTTTCTATGCTCAA harbors:
- a CDS encoding putative siderochrome-iron transporter (COG:G;~EggNog:ENOG410QE2S;~InterPro:IPR020846,IPR011701,IPR036259;~PFAM:PF07690;~TransMembrane:12 (i131-150o156-176i188-207o219-242i262-287o299-317i337-360o375-396i403-420o432-454i466-489o539-561i);~go_function: GO:0022857 - transmembrane transporter activity [Evidence IEA];~go_process: GO:0055085 - transmembrane transport [Evidence IEA]), which translates into the protein MAGWSGIFRPSRRPENVPSSFTTEDEKHDTIDVTVHEASAAFSDATGASKIQAAEAVSGRKGRYLLYAGLAMMMVIYELDNSTVGTYRNFATSDFDALAELATLNTAASIISAISKPPIAKISDVLGRGEAYVFAVTCYVVSYILCASSKNFSTYAGGYVLYSIGQAGTSFLNATIVSDLSSMRWRGFAYNILYLPFLVIPWVSAFIVQSVVDGIGWRWGIGMFAILMPFGACFIITTLLVFQQRAKRSGLVLNEQLNLYGFFSRIDLGGLFILSAGFALVLIPITLAATSAGRWKTPWVDALIAVGVVILACLYPYEKYIARHPVVPVRYFRNLSVLLPVILVCIDNISFGATHTYLYVWSEVSHNFSPRNAQFLYYTNGVMQALVGMGTGLLMYRLRSYKWIGVIGAVVRMVGYGAMVRLRTNESSVAELFIVQLVQGIGSGIIETVGIVAAQITVSHAELAQVTSLVLLAAYLGNGIGSAIAGGIYSGQLRQQLRLHLGSGVSESTVDRLYNSITGTLPAWGSTERTAIDRAYSDVMGSITIAALAFSAPIVILSLFLPNKKLGDGHNLVQGQQPPERSESTLVDERRAHGRNLDIYETKA
- a CDS encoding putative proteinase (COG:S;~EggNog:ENOG410PJV4;~InterPro:IPR000073,IPR029058,IPR013595;~MEROPS:MER0004231;~PFAM:PF08386,PF00561;~TransMembrane:1 (i27-44o)), with protein sequence MDPLKASEYGSFQAHVHTAKYGAWRKVFHGIGIAVVTLATLAWWTSCLYPGAHTEINVHSEFSWEQITPSQSLVYHDCFDGFQCARLEVPMDYHRSDGQGRRFAIAITRLPAKVPVTDARYGGAVLTNPGGPGGSGVAQVLVSGKSLQKTVDSENDPSIVDSESASRDKYFDIIGFDPRGVNNTTPGFSCFPHLFAQRNWELQVAAEGTLGSAQDAFWHSWARASALNTGCSANLSTPPQDGEEALGEHLNTPPVARDMLEIVERHGEWRAEQGLLEQRQQDQIHGYDPGQSIVARTRWQRGQEKLLYWGRSYGTILGSTFATMFPDRIHRVVLDAVVDADKYYFGEGPNAVEDADAIFDQFTRYCNEAGADVCPFYAQGGPAAIKETYLALEDALYNRSLPVPASATRGPEVVTWSDLKVVLRIALYQPLYGFPQLAEIATEISQQSGATLADYKVKGRSPSCPSDQCLQAGPWSAECQVSGHNEAYSSTAILCADAEYLQDADEDEFRRSWASLQEDSAMLGDYWASLLMSCVGWKVKPKWKLTGPFAANTSHPLLFVSNTLDPVTPLRSARKMSENFPGSVLLQQDSEGHSTLAAPSVCIHKKIRQYFQTGELPPPGVVCKADVKPILKASPSAQKGMNAEDRQLYEALMEETRRMAIPRLPL
- a CDS encoding esterase/lipase family protein (COG:S;~EggNog:ENOG410Q252;~InterPro:IPR002918,IPR029058;~SECRETED:SignalP(1-18);~go_function: GO:0016787 - hydrolase activity [Evidence IEA];~go_process: GO:0016042 - lipid catabolic process [Evidence IEA]), with translation MHLSSLLLASTAILPALGYSINDFSCNSTEHPNPVVLLHGLGATYYEDLNYLQGWLQAQGYCTYAKTYGAYEGFPLVGGLKAIAESATEIAAYIREVKEKTGADKIDLVGHSEGAFQTLYVPKFEDGISEMLDKLVAIAPPTRGTNLAGIYDIAYVLGNLSRDLIGDILDTVGCAACDDLGPDGAAIDRLNDGEPIVQPGNNLTVIASRSDELVTPTSTSFVHEDGVTNEWVQDTCPLDPVGHIGEAYDLNVWNLVKNALDSTPKREFVCSLGSPGR